GGCTCGTACGGGCAATCGAACGACGCTTCTCCGGAGCTGCGGTCAATGAGGACGGAAACGCCGGCGATCTGAGCGCCGCGCTGGCGAAGATGGGCGATGCTCTTCTTGATCGAGCCTCCTGTCGTGGCGATGTCCTCGACAACGAGCACACGTTCCCCTTGACGGAGCAGGAAACCCCGTTTGAGCGCCATGGCGCCGTCTTGTTCTTTTTCGGTGAATGCCGCGCGGCATCCGAGATGCCGGGCCGTTTCGTAGGCCAGGATGATTCCGCCGGTGGCTGGGCCGACCACCAGATCGATGCGGGCGTCTTTGAACCGGCTGGCCATGGCGGCGCAGAGGCGCTCGGCGATGTCTGGAAACTGGAGTACGCGCGCCGCCTGCAGGAACTGGCGGCCGTGGCGGCCGCTCGCGTAGAGAAAATGGCCGTCGAGAAGAGCGCCAGCCTCCCGAAAAGCTGCCAGTACCTGCTCGCCGTTCATCCTTGCAACTCCTCCAGGATCAATCGTACGGCTTCGGGCGGATTTTTGTGTTTGAGGATGGGGCGCACCACGACGATCATGTCCGCGCCGGCTTCCGCGGCTTCCCGGGGGGTCATGATACGGGCCTGGTCGTCCTGGGCTGCCCATTTGGGCCGGATTCCGGGCGTGACAATAAGGGGTTTCGGACCGACGGCTTCTCGAACCAGGGCGATCTCGCGGGGAGAACAGACAACCCCGTGGGCCCCGGCGTCCACCGCAAGTCTGGCCAGCCGGGACACGGCCTGGGCCGCCGTTTCCGGGAGCCCGATCTCGCGGCGGAGCATATCGTCCGTGAGGCTGGTAAGGACCGTGACGGCCAGGATTCTGGCCTGGGTTTCTTCGACCGCTTCGCGGGCTGCCGCGATCATTGCTTTTCCGCCCGAGGCGTGAAGCGTGAAAAGGCTCGCGCCAAGGTCTGCGGCAGCTTTCGAAGCCTTGGCGACGGTGTTGGGGATGTCGTGAAACTTCAGGTCGAGGAACACGTTCTTTTCGAGGCCCCGCACTGCCTCGACAATCTCCGGTCCGCACCGCGTGAACAGTTGTGACCCTATTTTGAACCACTGGCACCCTGCCGCGGCGCCCACCGCGGCCAAGGCCTCTTCGCGCGTGTCGACGTCCAACCCGGTTATGAGTTTGGTCTTATCTTTCATAAGCCCCCATCCGATCAGGTTTGCATGACGCCGATGAGTTGTCTTACGTCGGGGATGTTGTGCCGACTGAGATACTCCGCGATACCTTCAACAATCCGCAAGGCGATATCCGGCTGGCGGAAGGACATCGAGCCGACCGACACCGCCGTGGCGCCGGCCAGGAGGAATTCGATAGCGCTTGGCGCGCCGGTGATTCCTCCCGTGCCGATGATCGGTATGCGGAGCACGCGCGCGGCGTCCCAGACCATTTTCAGCGCTACAGGGCGAATCGCCGGGCCGCTCAGGCCTCCCACAATATTGGCCAGACGCGGTTTCCGGGTTTCCGGATTAATGGCCATGCCAAGGAGCGTATTGATGAGGCATACGGCGTCCGCCCCGGCCTCTTGGGCGGCCAGCGCGGGCTCCTGGATATTCATCACGTTCGGAGTCAATTTTATGTACAGGGGCAGTTTCGTGGCGGCGCGAATGGCGCGCGTGTATTCCGAGATCGCCTCGCAGCTCTGGGCCACAAGAACCGGGCCCCTGGCCGTGCGCGCGTCGTGGACGTTCGGGCACGAGAGGTTTGCCTCGATGGCATCCGCGGCGCCTTCAGACTCGAGCCGCTGCGCCAACTCGGCATATTCGTCCGGCAAATACCCGTAGATATTGGCGATAATGGCCGCTTTGCGCGCGCGCAAATAGGGGACCTTTTCCGCCAAGAACCGTTCGATGCCGACGTTTTGAAGCCCGATGGCGTTAAGGAGTCCCGCGGGCGTCTCGACGAGGCGCGGGGGTTTATTGCCCGGCCGAGGCTTCAGCGAAATGCTCTTGGTCGTGACCGCGCCCAGGAGGGACACGTCGAAATACCGGCCGAACTCCTCGCCGTATCCGAACGTGCCCGAAGCGACCGTTACCGGGTTCTTCATGTGCAGGCCGCCGAGGTCGACGGCTAATGTCGGCATATTACAGGTCATAGGCTGGGTTATGTGCTTCCCAATCGATTATTGCCGCGTCAAAAACGGGGCCGTCCACGCAGACGCGAACCATTTTCTCGCCCTCGTACTCCTCGATGGATTCGACAACGCATCCAAGACAGGCGCCGTCACCGCAGGCCATCTGTGCTTCCAGAGAAACCAGACAATTGGCCCCGGCGCGCCGGGCAACCGCCGCGGTAGTCCGCATCATGATCATGGGACCGCATGCATATACGCGGGTGGCTTCCCCCGGATTCAAGCGCTCGAGCATCCCGGCCGCATAAGCCTTCTGGCCCGCGGACCCGTCGTCCGTCGCAAGGTACACCGTACAGCCCAGGCCTTTGAACAGGTCTTCGCAAAGCAGGAGCTCTCTTGTTCGTGCGGCCAGCACCACCTCGGGGGGACGTTGACACGCCCCAACCAGAGCTTGTGCAAGGGCGGGAAACGTCGCCACGCCGATACCGCCCGACACGATAATGTGGCGCTCGAAGCTGCCGTCGACGGGGAATCCATTGCCCAGAGGCCCCTGGAGCGAACACTTCTGTCCGGGAACGCGCTGGGCCAGGAGCGCGGTGCCTTCCCCTTCGACCTTATAGAGGATGCTGACGCCGTCGTCATGGATTTCGGAGAAACACATGGGGCGGCGCAAGAAAGGGTAAAGGGTCTCAGACACCTCGACCATGCAGAATTGGCCGGGTATCGCCGCGCGGGCAATGTCTGGAGCATGCAGGCGCATGCGCCAGTGGCCCGGCGCGACACACTCCCTCGCCACGATCTCGCAATCCCGGATAAAGCGCATCTCAGGTCCTGCCTCGATCCAGGGCCAACTGGCTTCTCAGATTGTTGAGGCTGAGGCGAACCCGCTCCGCCAACACCTCGCCCACGCCCTCCACAGCGTCCAGTTCATCCTTCGGGGCGCGCATGATCTGTTGAAGCGTACCGAACCGGTTCACCAAGTTGTCGATGATCTGCGGCGTCAGACGGCGCGTCTGCGACAAGACCCGATACCCCCGCGTAGACAGATAGGTATCAACGCCTCGCAGGTTTGCGCCGTAACCGAGGGTCTGGCTGATGGTTTCCAGCGACAAGAGCTCGTCGTGCGACAGTTCTTCGATGCGCTGCTCGGCGATTTCAGCAGTAAGAGAGGGCTTTTCCTTATAGTAGTCTTTTATGACGAGCCGGGACTCCTCGATTGGGATGGACAATTCGCCCAGCTGCAACTCGATCAGGCGCCCTTCCGTTCCCAGTTCGAGAATATAGGGTTCGATCTCGGACGCTATCCGGCGCGACATCTCGCAGCGCTGAATCGCCTTGCACACGTCGAATATGGTGACCATGTCCTCGAATTCGCGGGCGCTCAGGTCCAGCATGGATTGGTTCAGGCTGGTAATGTACTTCTCGAGGGTCTGAAGCGCTTGTGCCGCCTTGTTGAGCAAGGTGGGAAGGCTGTCCAGCACGTGCCGTGTGTGCTGCACATACAAAGTCACGCTTGAACGCCGTTCCGAGACCGCTACCACCGCGCACTTTGCCTGCTTCGCCATACGTTCCGCGGCGATGTGGCGGGTACCGGTCTCGTGCGATACGATGGAATTGCTCGGCGTCAGGAAACGGTTGGCGTAGGTAATGGTGGTGCCGTCTTCGTTCAAGATGATGGCGCCGTCCATTTTCGAGAGTTCATACAGCAACTGCGGCGTGCATGCCGCGTTCAATTCAACCCCGCCGTCGGACAGCTCGGCCAGCCTCTTGGGATCTCCAATGCACAAAAGCGCTCCCAGACGGCTCTGCAACATCATCGAAATGGCTTCCCGGATCTTGGTTCCCGGGGAGATCATCTTGATGGCTTCGCGATAGGCAATGGACTTCGATTTGCGTTTTGACTTCACCATACCCCTCTTTCCTCGGCATGTCTGCATCACGTCTCTATGATGTCACGGAGGGTTCTTATCTTTCCATAGCTATCTCGATGGCCTGGCTCACCCGTCCCACGGGCCATACCGTTGTTCTCGCATCTTCGGCATCCTGTGCGCTACTCTTGGGGAGAATGCACGTGGTAAAGCCGAATTTAGAGGCTTCGCTGACCCGCTGGCGCACCATATCCACGCCCCGCACTTCGCCCGCCAGCCCGATTTCGCCAAACGCGGTCAGGTGAGGCGCGGCCGGGGCCTCCATGAAACTGGATACCAGGGCCAGAGCAATGGCCAAATCGGCCGCCGGTTCGTCCAGCCGGACCCCGCCGGCAACATTGACAAAGACGTCCCGGTCAGCAAAGTGCAGACCCGCGCGCTTCTCGAGGACCGCGAGGATTAGACTTACGCGGTTTGGGTTGACCCCCGTTACCGTTCGCCGGGGAGAGCCCAGATTCGACCCGCACACGAGGGCCTGCACTTCGACCAACAACGGCCGCGTGCCTTCCACGCTCGGCAGCACGATCGAACCGCTAACCCCTTCCGGGCGCTCATTGAGGAAGAGGGCGCTCGGGTTAGGCACCTCTT
The Candidatus Hydrogenedentota bacterium DNA segment above includes these coding regions:
- the pyrE gene encoding orotate phosphoribosyltransferase; protein product: MNGEQVLAAFREAGALLDGHFLYASGRHGRQFLQAARVLQFPDIAERLCAAMASRFKDARIDLVVGPATGGIILAYETARHLGCRAAFTEKEQDGAMALKRGFLLRQGERVLVVEDIATTGGSIKKSIAHLRQRGAQIAGVSVLIDRSSGEASFDCPYEP
- the pyrF gene encoding orotidine-5'-phosphate decarboxylase, with amino-acid sequence MKDKTKLITGLDVDTREEALAAVGAAAGCQWFKIGSQLFTRCGPEIVEAVRGLEKNVFLDLKFHDIPNTVAKASKAAADLGASLFTLHASGGKAMIAAAREAVEETQARILAVTVLTSLTDDMLRREIGLPETAAQAVSRLARLAVDAGAHGVVCSPREIALVREAVGPKPLIVTPGIRPKWAAQDDQARIMTPREAAEAGADMIVVVRPILKHKNPPEAVRLILEELQG
- a CDS encoding dihydroorotate dehydrogenase, whose translation is MPTLAVDLGGLHMKNPVTVASGTFGYGEEFGRYFDVSLLGAVTTKSISLKPRPGNKPPRLVETPAGLLNAIGLQNVGIERFLAEKVPYLRARKAAIIANIYGYLPDEYAELAQRLESEGAADAIEANLSCPNVHDARTARGPVLVAQSCEAISEYTRAIRAATKLPLYIKLTPNVMNIQEPALAAQEAGADAVCLINTLLGMAINPETRKPRLANIVGGLSGPAIRPVALKMVWDAARVLRIPIIGTGGITGAPSAIEFLLAGATAVSVGSMSFRQPDIALRIVEGIAEYLSRHNIPDVRQLIGVMQT
- a CDS encoding dihydroorotate dehydrogenase electron transfer subunit — its product is MARECVAPGHWRMRLHAPDIARAAIPGQFCMVEVSETLYPFLRRPMCFSEIHDDGVSILYKVEGEGTALLAQRVPGQKCSLQGPLGNGFPVDGSFERHIIVSGGIGVATFPALAQALVGACQRPPEVVLAARTRELLLCEDLFKGLGCTVYLATDDGSAGQKAYAAGMLERLNPGEATRVYACGPMIMMRTTAAVARRAGANCLVSLEAQMACGDGACLGCVVESIEEYEGEKMVRVCVDGPVFDAAIIDWEAHNPAYDL
- the disA gene encoding DNA integrity scanning diadenylate cyclase DisA, producing the protein MVKSKRKSKSIAYREAIKMISPGTKIREAISMMLQSRLGALLCIGDPKRLAELSDGGVELNAACTPQLLYELSKMDGAIILNEDGTTITYANRFLTPSNSIVSHETGTRHIAAERMAKQAKCAVVAVSERRSSVTLYVQHTRHVLDSLPTLLNKAAQALQTLEKYITSLNQSMLDLSAREFEDMVTIFDVCKAIQRCEMSRRIASEIEPYILELGTEGRLIELQLGELSIPIEESRLVIKDYYKEKPSLTAEIAEQRIEELSHDELLSLETISQTLGYGANLRGVDTYLSTRGYRVLSQTRRLTPQIIDNLVNRFGTLQQIMRAPKDELDAVEGVGEVLAERVRLSLNNLRSQLALDRGRT